Proteins from one Impatiens glandulifera chromosome 2, dImpGla2.1, whole genome shotgun sequence genomic window:
- the LOC124924619 gene encoding uncharacterized protein LOC124924619, with protein sequence MESLLAQENEEKTEVAIYYIRKRMIGYKLNYFPIENVCWALAWVTKRLRHYMQAHTVKLVSRLDPIHHLFQKMLLSPRLTTWMMMMISEYDIVYIVQKSIKGSVVSDFLADQPIKVEDDEELTFPDDEVMPINSTTWKLLFDGASGKKGYGIRILLIDHVGTYNPISVKLEYPVMNNEAEYEACISSLKIAHEKEARCLEVVGDSNLVISQTNGEWQVKGENLKSYHQHLLTLMTKFEHVTFTHAPRSQNQFADALAMLEAMTQIPEGIKI encoded by the coding sequence ATGGAAAGTCTACTagcccaagaaaacgaggaaaagACAGAAGTCGCAATCTACTACATAAGAAAGCGCATGATAGGAtacaaacttaattattttccCATAGAAAATGTGTGTTGGGCCCTAGCTTGGGTCACCAAGAGACTAAGGCATTATATGCAAGCCCACAcagtcaagttagtatcaagactcgatccaattcATCATTTATTCCAGAAAATGCTTTTGTCTCCGAGATTAACTacgtggatgatgatgatgatatcagagtaCGACATCGTGTACATAGTTCAAAAATCTATCAAGGGGAGTGTTGTATCAGATTTCCTCGCAGACCAACCAATCAAAGTTGAAGACGACGAGGAGTTAACATTCCCAGACGACGAAGTGATGCCTATTAACTCTACAACCTGGAAGTTACTATTCGATGGAGCTTCAGGCAAGAAAGGCTATGGCATCAGAATACTACTTATCGATCATGtgggaacatacaacccaatctcagtcaagctcgaatatcCCGTGATGAACAATGAAGCAGAGTATGAAGCATGCATCTCTAGCTTAaagattgctcatgaaaaagAAGCGAGATGTCTagaagtagtaggagactcaaacttagtcatttcacaaaCTAATGGTGAATGGCAAGTCAAAGGAGAGAACCTCAAATCTTACCATCAACACTTATTGACTCTAATGACTAAGTTTGAACATGTGACATTCACGCATGCTCCGAGAAGTCAGAATCAATTTGCAGATGCTTTGGCCATGTTAGAAGCCATGACACAAATCCCAGAAGGAATCAAAATCTAG